Proteins encoded in a region of the Neodiprion lecontei isolate iyNeoLeco1 chromosome 5, iyNeoLeco1.1, whole genome shotgun sequence genome:
- the LOC107217511 gene encoding uncharacterized protein LOC107217511, which translates to MMVQQGEGGSAAKSRRNGARLFKNPPQPHMCIQDYIQGSWDPCYVNVLSWGKIAMPHRPSEPVPLWGGMRVLPPRTEKPQCSVFAVMANPEILRLNGKNAQDPQERSALIDLLLDFVEAMNEGVVFTRCYTVLKDRDITGELKEVWMAVQVKRDKEQETQQETWIDVQPPAPQYPQFEMSQDYSYQSVNDQQVYQPGHVVPQQYHGNVGVQISPQDQYNYGDRGGVRQQNQGQQNCPAYPMPQYQFQQLPRQLVPQYINSNMHPSVSPSYPGPNVVGSNVNPNIPGYYQQYIALQQQMVGQRQIENVMHAVRETHSDMQQPPAMHVPHIQFEQPPPFNLQTTSQMNVLRLGRPHMGVTQKSNANKRQSSSPTHSNQTANSTIVRQPKNSVEKSPSKAFRVRAQRGDQAGTEKQNAGQVSPEKIKLVVTAEKNNVKDCDDQSVQVTDLDEELDAKKNKAKDLKVSVAEETLSAQKTAKQQAIATKKDLRQWILNSSDDITVLETDLPLEGTEDGTVNQNLNTKPVKTQILVLKRNSSKVNNSDSGKSSSKDQKVVKNAIRLTKLEGQQIYDLESERIDDSNKEKGDELVNQAPSETAEKKPVDNGNSRNGFSQHKQHKEQQQQQRPKRSQTVNNLIKNVFKINPSTSSNDDNHKDKVNNHTKVINCKSNNKGTDDVYHGYVILRKGETSQHNDEDVVREMARISIQDCKDTTTENSNTVNS; encoded by the exons ATGATGGTGCAGCAAGGAGAGGGTGGCTCGGCGGCAAAATCACGTCGCAATGGAGCTAGGCTTTTTAAGAATCCGCCGCAGCCTCACATGTGCATACAGGACTATATACAG GGATCGTGGGATCCGTGTTACGTAAACGTACTGTCGTGGGGTAAAATCGCCATGCCGCATCGTCCCTCGGAACCTGTCCCTCTTTGGGGAGGTATGAGGGTCTTACCGCCGAGAACCGAAAAGCCACAATGTTCTGTTTTCGCTGTTATGGCTAATCCGGAGATACTTCGACTCAATGGAAAAAATGCTCAAGATCCACAG GAGCGTTCGGCATTGATTGATCTCTTGCTAGATTTTGTAGAGGCGATGAACGAGGGAGTGGTGTTCACGCGATGCTACACAGTCCTAAAAGACCGTGACATAACAGGCGAGCTGAAGGAAGTGTGGATGGCGGTGCAAGTGAAGCGAGACAAGGAGCAGGAGACACAGCAGGAAACATGGATAGATGTACAACCACCAGCGCCGCAGTACCCGCAGTTTGAGATGAGTCAGGATTACTCATACCAATCGGTAAATGACCAGCAGGTTTATCAGCCAGGTCACGTAGTGCCGCAACAGTATCACGGAAACGTTGGGGTGCAGATCTCGCCACAGGATCAGTACAACTACGGAGATCGCGGCGGGGTGAGACAGCAAAATCAAGGACAGCAGAATTGCCCAGCATATCCGATGCCCCAATATCAATTTCAACAGCTCCCAAGGCAGCTGGTTCCCCAGTACATAAACTCTAACATGCATCCTAGCGTCAGCCCGAGCTATCCTGGGCCAAACGTTGTTGGTTCGAACGTGAATCCGAATATCCCTGGTTATTATCAGCAGTACATCGCGCTCCAACAGCAAATGGTTGGCCAAAGGCAGATCGAGAACGTCATGCACGCTGTTCGAGAGACCCACAGCGATATGCAACAGCCGCCGGCGATGCACGTTCCTCATATACAGTTCGAGCAGCCTCCGCCTTTCAACTTGCAGACGACTTCGCAGATGAACGTTTTGAGGCTGGGTAGACCGCACATGGGCGTGACACAGAAGAGCAACGCAAATAAGAGACAATCGAGCTCGCCTACCCACTCGAATCAAACTGCAAACTCTACTATCGTTCGTCAGCCTAAAAACAGCGTGGAAAAAAGTCCTAGCAAAGCGTTCAGGGTTAGGGCTCAGCGCGGCGACCAGGCGGgaacagaaaaacaaaatgctGGTCAAGTCTCGCCTGAAAAGATAAAGCTAGTGGTGACGGCAGAGAAGAACAACGTCAAAGATTGCGATGATCAAAGTGTTCAAGTTACCGATCTGGACGAAGAACTCGACGCCAAGAAGAACAAGGCTAAGGATTTGAAAGTATCGGTCGCGGAGGAAACTCTGAGTGCGCAGAAGACAGCAAAACAGCAGGCTATCGCTACTAAAAAAGACCTGAGGCAGTGGATTCTCAACTCTTCAGACGATATAACCGTCCTTGAGACCGACCTGCCGCTCGAAGGTACTGAGGACGGTACTGTGAATCAGAACTTGAACACCAAACCAGTAAAGACGCAGATAttagttttgaaaagaaattcatcCAAGGTTAACAACAGCGATTCTGGCAAGAGTAGCTCGAAAGATCAGAAGGTAGTCAAGAACGCCATAAGATTAACTAAACTCGAGGGACAACAGATATACGATTTAGAAAGTGAGAGGATAGACGATAGCAATAAAGAGAAAGGAGACGAGCTGGTGAATCAAGCTCCGTCTGAAACTGCGGAAAAGAAACCTGTCGACAATGGAAATAGCAGGAATGGATTTTCGCAGCACAAACAGCATAaggaacaacaacaacagcaacgaCCCAAGCGGTCGCAAACGGTTAATAACTTAATAAAAAACGTATTCAAAATAAATCCAAGTACGTCATCAAATGACGATAACCATAAAGACAAGGTGAATAATCATACAAAAGTTATAAACTGTAAATCTAACAACAAGGGTACCGACGACGTATATCACGGTTACGTGATACTGAGAAAGGGGGAAACTAGCCAGCATAATGATGAGGACGTGGTGAGAGAAATGGCTCGGATATCAATTCAAGACTGCAAAGATACGACGACTGAGAACAGCAATACTGTTAACTCGTGA